The Ciona intestinalis unplaced genomic scaffold, KH HT000062.2, whole genome shotgun sequence sequence tcACTGTGGAAGCAAGTGCCCTTGAAAGACAcctgctccaacctagtggtccaTTTATTTATGTGAAACTTTACcttacttaaaaatatttgtatcatATATACTAACTTTATGAAGAAAATCCAAACACTTACTTTAGTATCGCTGGTAGAAGCATTATACGCAGCAGTTAGTGGGCGTATAGAGGGGGGTTTTGGTGTGGTTGGTGTCGATATACGTGATATACTTGGGTGGGTTAGAGGGGTGTTGTTGGACATTGGTTTCAACGGAGTTCTTTCATTGAACCTTGACATTATTTCCTGgtgaaatcaaaacaaaatttccacatttaagttatatagtttgtgtaaacaaacaaaataaaatttaaattgtatagcCACATTTAAGAACGCAAACAatagttttaatacttttaaaaactaattaaaatagGGAGCTTATAAAACCTTTCGATGCcacaatttataaattaggTTTTTATAAACTACTCACCACATCGATACAAGGCACCACACCAATCATAACGTTTGTTCCAACAACTTTCCCGTTACGACTCATGGCTTTCTTCACTTGCAATCTACTTTCATAATGTATGTGCATCCAATTCCCATTGTCTGCTGCCATCTGGTGGTGAAGGATTGAACCGTATTGTGAGAATCGCTGAAGCACGAAAGACGCAGATGACGGAGGAAACCTGTTAAGAAAtacgatttttatttttaacttttattgtttaatgcactgaaaaaaaaacagtgggTTACTGTGTTACAAATTTGTTTGGTGGTcatgaaattttgtttattaactcCTCCGTTCTATGTGCGAAACACActtattgaaaacaaaaatgactAAAATCTTCCAAAACTAGATATTATAACTGAGTTTTAATCAATATATTCCATGTATAAtagattaattttattttgatcaCCCTGGCCGTGTTTTATCCATGTTTATGTTTGGTTTCGTTTACACAGATTATACGAAAGTCGTTCAACCAAAAATAATTTCCTAAATTATGAAATCAAAACAcaactttttaacaaatactTAATTGATTGGTCCCAAGTAACTTGAACACATGTGTAAAAACAGGCAAGACTTGATCAAGATAagaaaattttgattaaaataggGGTGacattttgtgtttaacaGTTAGTACCCAACCGTATACCATATCCCTAAtacagattttaccctgctgttaggtgtctatacaaacaagcagagccaaagtatattgcattcaccacattaatcaatgaggttccccaTGTTTCAGGCTATGATATAGTTTAACAATAAACTaaagattttaacaaaatataaaatatgacacCTATGATATGTATTGGAAACACTCACATATTACAtccaattatttaaaacaaagtttacgAACCCGAACACAGTGACCCAGGTATCATCCAGTTTAACATCGGGAGTTAAAGCTTCACCCTGGGTGTAGAATGGGTCTATTTGGGCAGGAGAAGGGGGGCTTATACACTTCTGACCCCAGGTATTGTTGGGGGTGTTTGGGGTGCCTGGAACCGGGTGAAAAGATTCTAAAGGTAAAGTTAAAGAGTTTTTATGTATTGTTAATAAcgaaattttctttattacttCAAATACATAGAGTAAAGAtcagaataattaaaataaagactACAGgttaaaactacttgagtaaaattGTTCAATAGAAGAAGAAGTGATTAATTGTGTAGGGGctgaaatatttgttgcaCAAATGTTCATATCAACTTACTGTGTGAATCATTGACAGCAAATGAACGGGAAAATGTATCGGACATTTTACCAGTGTTGCCATCTAGATTTCCAAAATCTTCCATCAATGTTGCAACAGGGGGAGCTCCTACTCTTTCTTTAGATGTGGAAACACTgtaatattaagtttttaaataataataaaaacattttaaactccCACCTTTTAACATTACAACAGTGCAGCAATAACAATTgcttaatatgttttatggcCTGTTATAATCTCaccaacacaaaaataaagtgCTACgtggaaataaattaaattcgaaatatattatttcatggataataaaataaacttaaaataaaattattactttGAAAAATTCACATTTTTTGGTGAGCGTAGCGTTAGTTTCTGACTGTTGGGTGAAGTTCTACTTGTAATTCCAGTAGGTGGAGCAGGAGAGCCGTGGTAATGCAAACCAGGGGAGCCATACAGGTTGGTTGGGGGGTGGGCAGGTTTTGAACGGTTCAAAACTGGGGTCTGATGTAAaagaaatgattttaaaaattaaaaattatcagATGAAACTATTATGCAGAACAAGAATGTAGATCCTAACTGTGTTATCATGCAAAGCCTACTACTTCTTCAAAACAGTAGGCATgtaggtttttaaatttatatttattgacacttctttatatatatatatacataatagggtgagggaagacggAATATATGTAGCGACGATGTTTATTGcttgttgtttatattgtaatgATTAAGTTTTGAACGCACGAAAAAGAAGGGAAAAAGAAGGCAAATAAAAAGGGGCGTTTCGCACACACACGCCCGCATACAGGAATAAGCGCTACACACCTCCCCCAGAAACGACCTAATTTTTTCGAGGTTTGGAATTGGTAAAGGTTGCGAAAGGtcaacataatatccaaatgttcttcttgcattttaaaacaagtaacaacgttctataggagttatgttttttgtttactaccaaacgggatgagaaaataaaatgaaaatgtgtcccatctccccccccaccatactgtatattaaatattaatgcttcatagataattattttaaattattgtacaATGGTCATGTCATGTGTATTAACATGGATATGTAGGAATAAAAACTTATGATATCTTTCCATACCGTGGTTATTGTAGGATCCCCCATCAAATATCCAGGCAGAAATTGGTTCCCAGCTGGTGATATATGACCGGGGTTACCAACGGGAGATCCCAACATCATTGGTTCTATCAACAAATAGTcaaacatgaataaataatattaacatgtAGAAAGTGTGATATTAATAGAGGGGAGTCAAAGTACCATGGactacaaacttttaaaaatgacaGATTTTCGCAGTGTAGAATATACCAGGGTAGGTCTGTCCCTGCCCAACTTTAATAGGTCACTACCACCTGCCAGTTAATTGCTGCAAGCACATTTGAAAAGAAAGTCTTTCATGAAGTCTAATTTGCACCAGCGCGGGGCGCTTCCTATAAACCAAGCGATTGGGAGCACTGAAAGTAAATAGTCTTTGTATAACCTTTACGACTATGACTTTGTTTAGAATGTTTTGATTGGATTCTTGGCATAAACGAGGAGACTAACAACCAAAACCCGATATTAACAGCAACAGGATCGGTCCTATTAGAGTTGGacgtattaaataaaaaagaattttgattttacttttttgtcaAAAGGCGTTTGATATTCTAttcgttttattaaaaaaagtttgggagtGTACAGATTCTGTACCGGCCCCGTGGTTAGTAGCTTGCCTTTAACGAGGTTGTACCCAAAGTTGgagggttcaaggctcctcGTTACGGATATCTAATATGAACATCTACATTATGGACATCTAAAGCTAAGAGGCGTATGGATAATTGCCAAAAACGATAATTGGtctcttatgggttgtctaaactgtcagccatacagcaAGGATAAATTCATTGTgttgtaacatattttttatatatatttatgttgatAAAGAGTGCTAGTCGCTCCCATCAATAAATATACTGGTATTTATCAATGTAAAATTGACGCCAGCAGTTATAGTTTGAGACAAACTGTGTTTTTAGCATAAAAGCAAAGTATTATGCAGTGTATACCTGAATGTTCCATATTTAGATATCAAACCGATGTTTCTTTAGCAGAAGAACAGtcagtaaaacaaacaaacttagGCAAAAGTTCATGTAATTGACCTGGACAACAAAACATGTAACAATGCAcattgttattacaagtttgaAAAGTGACAAAACTACATAATATATTCCAAGTGAGCATGGTTACAACCTGCTATAAATATGACATTACGTTGTAAAATGGCTACAAGAGTTGTCATTGCATTATGGCAGGAAGATACACAAATATGATGAAACATTGTTATTAACAAATCATTTCAACATGCATTGTCCATGTGATGTTGTTCCATCAAACCGCATTTAGAATCGAAGCTTCTGGAAAAACCACTTGTTCTTTCCAGTCTTGTAGCGATTTTCAAATTGGGATTTGATTTCACGTCGTGCCTTTCTCCTGCCAGTCGCATCCCGGATTGCCTCTTTGTTCACAGATGATTTGTCAATTGGAACATCGACGGAGTATCTTGTTGGCATCAGGTGGTTATAGTTAACGACTTTGACGAAGGTCTTGATCTTATTCCTCTTCTTAATCTTCTTTTTTGACATCCGTTTCGTAACTTTGCGTGGATAACGGTCGATTCCAGCAACAAGCGCATGCCCGTAAGGCCTGTCGTTCGTACCCTCATCCTGATTTTTGACGATGATACCTTTTCGGCCGGCATATCTTCCAGCAAGGATCAAGACGACCTTGTTGGGTTTCATAAACTTTCCCATGATTAAAACTGCCTCACTTAACCTGGGTCAGCAAAAAGGAAGAAACGTGTTGGCTTGCTTAAAATTCGCATGCATCGGCCGCATGGTGtcgctttttgtttaaattagggACAGtagtataaacatatatatatattacatgttATACTATTATGcacaatatatttgtattccGTTATTTTTGTACTGTATCGAGCTACTCAACAACACATAGTTATAATAAATGCACATTAGTTTAATTACTTTTCTGTTAGTATTTCATAAAAGGAAAACAAAAAGCAGGTTACAAATTTaccaaatttaattaatttttaaagtttttagttCCTGAAATACTGAATTTAGAAAAACacttcttttttgtttaataatttgctTGGGTGACTTACGTTGCTACGTTACCAAAGAACATGCTACAGCGATATTTGTAACGCCTTCACGTTCGTAAAGCTGAGTCGTGTAAACAACTTTATAAGGTTACTAAATCAGTTCAGTTTGCGTTTGATTTACTTTGGTAGTGTACTTAACGTTTGATTATATGAATTACGTTGACAGTCTTTTTTATATGCTATTTAATGCACGTTCTTACTATTTAATTGTGAAAAACTACTCTAAATTTACATCTGCTGATCTGCACAGTCGTACAGAAGCAAAGCATGTAGGCAGTTGTACAACACAACACACTATAAGGATGGCTGCGATTAAAAGTCATCGAATGACTGGCTTGAAGTCGTCAAAGAAAGGCACAATGTTGGATGAATTTATTAGTCCTGTAAAGAGAATAAATGTTCCGAACCATATCCTGGATACAagtatgttatgttataaattttatttgttttaacaaatatttttaatattaagtgGCTGCAAGATTGGAAAAAATAGCGGAAATggaaaattttatgttttgcacaaaatctgtgtatttttttctaattaagCAGAAAATCTATGCACAGATCGTGTGTAATCAACACTGCTGTATTAAgccttaataaataaacacaaaaatttaagcaaaattgcacaaaataaaatatttttgaaaaaatccGCCCGAAAGAATTGTTAGATTAGTTAAATCCTCCGCACAAATAACAAACTTTTCAATCTGGGTTGCCagaacaatataaaaaaaacttttcaaaccAAATTTTTATAGCCATAAtacctttttaaacaaaaaaatcagttttaaaacatcaatTTGTATTTTGCAGAAATCTTCAATAAACTTTCGCAAAATTCTGTCACGAAAGTTCAACCTGATGTTGTTCATTTTTCCGGCTACAAACTTCATAAAACTCATAAAACTTCGATCAAAATATGCAACGCATCTCCTCAAAGACAGAACCTTCATATTATCCCACCTgcaacaaagtatttttccaTCCAATACACTAAACCGGTATGCTGGATTTGCTATATATTTGTCTGCAGTGTTTGTCTGCTTTGTAGTGACCTCGCTTCTTTCTCCAATTAaacgtaaatatgtttttattcatacCCATGTTTTAACTACTGAGCTTTGTTGCCATGtcctgtttttttacttttttttttaatctactTTACCGTAAagtgttattatatatattcttattGTAGATATATGTCTATTGGATTCCATACATTTTAGATTGAAAGGTATGGGCGATTTAAATACAGATTGTGTCTATATGTGGTTAAGGCAACATGCTTATTTTACACttgtaacatgttaaaataataattattttgatttaatttgtCCCTTTGATTACAgtggcaaaaataaaaaaaaacagataaaaccAAAAGataggatatagcaacaaaacaactgttgtaAAACACGGTAACGCGCTTAcggtaaaaacattttacactTAATGGAAGAAAGAGGTGTAgttgctacacctagcagacaattgagccatttatgtttaattattttaaagttaaacttctaatagaaacaaaagtctGCGGGTGACTTTTACAATGTTAATGAAGATAAAccaagttaaattaaaaacggcACATAATTAATCAAATAATATTGTAATGTTTCAGTTTGCAAATAAACTATTTGTATTTCTGTACAGGATAGATTGGTTCCTGGGTTTACAATTGAAGTAATTATCAACTTCACAGCCGATGAATGGAGATATTATTATGATTGTATTCGAATACATTGCAAGGTaatcatattaatatttacccATTATTGTGTGGCATGCAGTTTAACACAtctagttttatttgttgGGCTTATAGTAGCCCCTTTTGAATCAGTTTTCTtcaaacagttgttcttgttgttttcgtttttaagttcaatttttaaagtttagacGTGCCCCTTCATTAGCGCTATGCTCTCTtgtataacatgtttattaaACCTCAGGGTGAAGAAAACTTAATAGTTCCCCTTCATGCCTTCCCTGTCATGGACACGAGTAAATTTCCACGGAAACTTGTTTTCCCTCAAAGTGGGATTCGACTCGGTGAGAGTTGTCGTAAGATCCTCCCCCTGCGTTCCCACTCACCTGTGGAATTTGAATTCCAAATCTCTGTGTTACAATCTCATCCATCCATTGTCGTCAACCCTCTGTCAGGTGATTGTTGTCAAACATTCGGTTCAACTTATTGGgattttgttacttttgtgacaatttttattttgacatatCTATTTCTACCTTTTTATTTGCttgtgtttagttttaaagcaTGTTTGGTTTGACGATGTTTTATAGTTGTTGTCAGTATATAGTCTTGTATGTTGGTAAATGTAAGACAGCTTTGGAAAGACACTTATACTTAGTTACGTTGTCATGGCAAAGTGTTTAGTGCGCCTGCTTCTAGGTTGGACCATAAactacattacaaaaaaatattaccaccaaaaatatatacccaaaaaattacatttgtgaTTGTTTTGGTAAACTTAGAggaatgttttatgtttatgcCATACAATGAGACCTATCTACTTGGCCACATATAACAACTATAGGATCCTCAAGGCCTAATATAACTATAACCGCACACAGGTATTGTACCTGGTGAAGGAGGGACCGATATTTCAGTAACTTTCACCCCAATGGAATATGTGACTGCCCACATGACAATGCAACTTGTCATATCACAATTCAACACAAAACCTttgctttgtgatgtcacagcaAGTTGTTCTCCTTCTGCTACTGTACAACTTACCAGGTAAcgataaatttatattattgttcATGGTAAAAATGAagatcataatatttaaacaatgaatagaAGGAAATAAACAACCAAAGGACAATCGTTACAACACAGTAAGTTGCCATGCAGTTGGATGAAAAGTGTGCATTGGATTGTCTAAAATCTAATCACCACAATGTcacacatgtggtaacttgtaagcagtacgaggtgtataaaacagaacacccgtgttataacgactgtcgttgccccgccatgcgaggataaataagttttgtttgaaataaagatataaatattctCAGATCAGTAAAAGATTTGGATGAAGTTTACAAACAAACCAAACTTCTTGACCCTCGATGTATTTCGCCGATACAAATAGCTCGGAGGAGACAACGACATAGGAACGTTCCGTTGATACGAAGTAAGTAGTttgataaatttgttttgtagttttatttattcattattcaGTAAAAAAAGTTGCACATGTGGCAACTCATAAAAATGGTTATAACAGTTGCCGTTGCCTcgacgtgaggataaataggttacgtTTATTcgaaataaatgtataatgaATTCGTTTTACGTACAAGTACTAttataagtttgttttcaATTGTAGAAActgcagttttaatatatgcttcatttttatttgcatagtgcagtaacttgttttatttaacggctctcgttttgctgctaattttcttgtttgttttatgtattttgatCTTTATtatcgtatttaaaaaaaatcatgttatcTTAATGTTGTTACTTGTAAACATGAATTAAACAGTTCCTAAATTTCAGGTTTTCCAAACAAAGATTTTGAATACGAGGGTTTACAATTTCCAGCAAATGTAAATTCTCAACACGCTGTAAACAGCGTGCTTATGCAACACAAGGGGAAACTAAGGGTGAAGGATCTTAGAATAAAACAAGGTAAGATTCTTCATTAAAGCCGACTTCCCCCCCACTGTATGGGTTGTGCTACTGTCTTTACACAGATTTTGCTTCCAATtacagtttaatttgttttaattaaaaaaagcttaatatgagttaatatattttctattgtGGATTTGTTCGCcttacttttatttgacacttttactcaagtagtttttacctgtaccgtgttttaatatcttttttagtgtttgaaaaaactgtcgttgctccTGCCATAAAAGGTTAATTAAGTTgcactttttcattctttcatttgttttgtacCATGCTATGAACACAACATTAAATTTCAGAAGCGGAGTCGACGTTAGTTACTACTGTTGCAACGAAATCCACTGACTCACTCACTTCAGTTAACAGCACACGACAAATGAAAGAAGCTGCGTTTGAGAAAATTACCCGACAAGATGCGATAGATGAAAGAGCCAACCAGTTACGATGGTGCGACAAGCTGCGtgatatttattgttttattaatttatattatttttattgtccTGTAACGTCCTTatgtgaaaaatgtaaaaacactGTTTGGGTTAATGTTATggcatttaattttaatacgACTTACTGTTCTATTTAATACAACttgttatttcatatttaatttaagtttacaaTGTAGAGAGACAGGTTATATTCACATGAAGCTTACAGTTGTCGgtgtaatttatttgtaagcTAAATAGAGATTgtcataaataaatgtaacttgatttattctCGTATGCAGTGGCAACagtagtcattataacacgggcagttttgtttttttatattgtatggcttataatttagaaagtccattagtgaccactgggttgaagcaatgaatgttatatattgccccagaacacatacacccacaatggtagcaacttTTGGACTGTAAGCTTTGGGACAGAGgaaggcgtgctaaccactgccCCGTTAACTACAACCATCATTACCTCGCAGGCAAGTTCATCTTGGTGAAGATCCGATAAGTGACGAGGCGCGAGTGGATGTTGTGGAACAAAGGAACCTTGCGTTGGAGGATTACAAATATATGAAGATGATGAATCCGCGTAAGAACCAAGAGTTGGTGAGGTCAAAGTCGAAGAAAATATTCAGAAGAACTTTGCGTCGTGCTAACAAGGTGATTGTGTTAGAGATTTAAATGTCTTCTTCATGGgcagcattttttttaaatgcagggaagcagacacacaatcctgtgaattTGCTTATAGTATTTACTAATTAAACTCAGGGTCAAAAAGTTAGGCCTACCtaccttgccaccccaggtttggtggtTATGGTTTTAATTACTGGCTACATGTTatgttacataaaatattttgtctcaaaaaataggttttaaaTTCCATATAAACAACCTTTTATATCTTTTAATTGAAGTTCCTTCTTTCTTGCAGTGTTACTGAAAATTttgttattcaaatagaatcgtAACAAATTAGAATGGTGTTTTATCTCTCAAACGAAAAAACCTAACATCAAAAATATAAGGTTAATATTGTTGAACCTTATACAGGAACCTGAGGCATCACCCCAGTTTGATTTATACAAGAACAAATCATGGACAGTGAGACATCGGGCACTTGCACGGTTCCAACAAGCAGCACGCACTATACTTATACGATGTCGCGCTGATAAAAAAGTTGTCATGCTGAGGAAACTTGTGGAGGATTTTGGGAAAGGATTAAGTAAGTGTTTCAATCATCTGGTTAATTTAATCATCTGGTTGTTTCAATCGTCTGGTTGTTTCAATCATCTGGTTGTTTCAATCGTCTGGTTAATTTAATCATCTGGTTGTTTCAATCATCTGGTTGTTTCAATCATCTGGTTAATTTAATCATCTGGTTGTTTCAATCGTCTGGTTGTTTCAATCATCTGGTTGTTTCAATCATCTGGTTGATTTAATCATCTGGTTGTTTCAATCATCTGGTTGTTTCAATCATCTGGTTGTTTCAATCATCTGGTTGTTTCAATCATCTGGTTGTTTCAATCATCTGGTTGTTTCAATCATCTGGTTGTTTCAATCATCTGGTTGTTTCAATCATCTGGTTGTTTCAATCATCTGGTTGTTTCAATCATCTGGTTGATTCATTCATCTGGTTGTTTCAATCATCTGGTTGTTTCAATCATCTGGTTGTTTCAATCATCTGGTTGATTTAATCATCTGGTTGTTTCAATCATCTGGTTGTTTCAATCATCTGGTTGTTTCGATCATCTGGTTGTTTCAATCATCTGGTTGTTTCAATCATCTGGTTGTTTCAATCATCTGGTTGTTTCAATCATCTGGTTGTTTCAATCATCTGGTTGTTTCAATCATGTGGTTGATTGTCATGTTAAAACTTCTGACACAGTGGTTAGAGCGCCTGCTTATAACGAAGAGATTACTGGTTggacaagacacctaacggctATAGCTcaagcccagtggtcacttatgtcTTATaggttgtctgaattgtcagcc is a genomic window containing:
- the LOC100176184 gene encoding nucleoporin NUP35-like isoform X2 produces the protein MEHSEPMMLGSPVGNPGHISPAGNQFLPGYLMGDPTITTTPVLNRSKPAHPPTNLYGSPGLHYHGSPAPPTGITSRTSPNSQKLTLRSPKNVNFSNVSTSKERVGAPPVATLMEDFGNLDGNTGKMSDTFSRSFAVNDSHSTPNTPNNTWGQKCISPPSPAQIDPFYTQGEALTPDVKLDDTWVTVFGFPPSSASFVLQRFSQYGSILHHQMAADNGNWMHIHYESRLQVKKAMSRNGKVVGTNVMIGVVPCIDVEIMSRFNERTPLKPMSNNTPLTHPSISRISTPTTPKPPSIRPLTAAYNASTSDTKVVSETRTPQKTSGLVTKAMDYLFG
- the LOC100176988 gene encoding cilia- and flagella-associated protein 221-like translates to MAAIKSHRMTGLKSSKKGTMLDEFISPVKRINVPNHILDTKIFNKLSQNSVTKVQPDVVHFSGYKLHKTHKTSIKICNASPQRQNLHIIPPATKYFSIQYTKPDRLVPGFTIEVIINFTADEWRYYYDCIRIHCKGEENLIVPLHAFPVMDTSKFPRKLVFPQSGIRLGESCRKILPLRSHSPVEFEFQISVLQSHPSIVVNPLSGIVPGEGGTDISVTFTPMEYVTAHMTMQLVISQFNTKPLLCDVTASCSPSATVQLTRSVKDLDEVYKQTKLLDPRCISPIQIARRRQRHRNVPLIRSFPNKDFEYEGLQFPANVNSQHAVNSVLMQHKGKLRVKDLRIKQEAESTLVTTVATKSTDSLTSVNSTRQMKEAAFEKITRQDAIDERANQLRWQVHLGEDPISDEARVDVVEQRNLALEDYKYMKMMNPRKNQELVRSKSKKIFRRTLRRANKEPEASPQFDLYKNKSWTVRHRALARFQQAARTILIRCRADKKVVMLRKLVEDFGKGLIPSELPLATSSKQLTTGMSPFQVEAHDHGATTGSDTSRELLINFTPNQVKPFTFPVYVSPDTKEDIAPDALGEVPIDQTEVAAKRNIPFHDLVVPRYYELAGYKRHNVDDALNNYVSPGLARQLRTGAEDEIIQVILPSKQNNGGSDSKMIDDETSEMLLTEEHEPTSGLIPPAGLFKNPSYHKLHVFNPVPGLSQHYIPLQHSEVDQSYHLCPIPRYNQLPAAKKFIDREDVIKGIMSWKKFSSHGLAALSTTPTLSDVWLPRWSDNFSQAMLPSETPRLLNQLPQDDQMFLTEEEEEINVISPEMIAAQFAMEEQLRSEVEEDGNKVDEFPNSSKLPTNNIGISTLGPTSREGRQRDLEVFIQNKFDKLGGRMLEQVTKTGLNEL
- the LOC100176184 gene encoding nucleoporin NUP35-like isoform X1; translated protein: MEHSEPMMLGSPVGNPGHISPAGNQFLPGYLMGDPTITTTPVLNRSKPAHPPTNLYGSPGLHYHGSPAPPTGITSRTSPNSQKLTLRSPKNVNFSNVSTSKERVGAPPVATLMEDFGNLDGNTGKMSDTFSRSFAVNDSHKSFHPVPGTPNTPNNTWGQKCISPPSPAQIDPFYTQGEALTPDVKLDDTWVTVFGFPPSSASFVLQRFSQYGSILHHQMAADNGNWMHIHYESRLQVKKAMSRNGKVVGTNVMIGVVPCIDVEIMSRFNERTPLKPMSNNTPLTHPSISRISTPTTPKPPSIRPLTAAYNASTSDTKVVSETRTPQKTSGLVTKAMDYLFG
- the LOC100186399 gene encoding 60S ribosomal protein L27 is translated as MGKFMKPNKVVLILAGRYAGRKGIIVKNQDEGTNDRPYGHALVAGIDRYPRKVTKRMSKKKIKKRNKIKTFVKVVNYNHLMPTRYSVDVPIDKSSVNKEAIRDATGRRKARREIKSQFENRYKTGKNKWFFQKLRF